In the genome of Hippoglossus hippoglossus isolate fHipHip1 chromosome 4, fHipHip1.pri, whole genome shotgun sequence, one region contains:
- the yjefn3 gene encoding yjeF N-terminal domain-containing protein 3, whose translation MDKMNHSSAEAEAETIEPLRYLSKGEAAAIETELVRDYRFGQQQLIEIWGQACAIAITKAYPLSSLAKKQPTVLVICGPDQNGSIGLVCARHLRIFEYEPTIYHPKRSSHSLHQDFTVQCEKMDIPFLSYLPTEVQLINDAYNLVIDAMLGPESDWTNIKEPYSGILVTLKQVKIPIASVDVPSGWDIEEPSQDGINPDVLISLTAPKKCAMNFTGKHFLAGRFLPYDIQKKYELNLPDYPGTDCLIEL comes from the exons TAAAGGGGAGGCGGCAGCTATCGAGACAGAGCTGGTGAGGGACTACAGGTTTGGACAACAGCAGCTGATAGAGATCTGGGGACAAGCGTGCGCCATCGCCATCACCAAG GCCTACCCCCTCAGCTCTCTAGCAAAGAAGCAGCCAACAGTGCTGGTGATCTGTGGTCCCGATCAGAACGGCTCCATTGGGCTGGTGTGCGCCCGACACCTGCGCATATTT GAGTATGAGCCCACCATCTACCACCCCAAACGCTCCTCTCACAGTCTACACCAGGATTTCACGGTTCAGTGTGAAAAGATGGACATCCCGTTCCTCTCCTACCTCCCCACAGAG gtgcagctCATAAACGATGCCTACAACCTAGTGATTGATGCCATGCTGGGCCCAGAGTCAGACTGGACCAACATTAAGGAGCCTTACTCTGGTATTCTGGTCACCCTGAAGCAAGTGAAGATCCCCATTGCCAGTGTGGATGTGCCTTCAG GTTGGGATATAGAGGAACCGAGTCAGGACGGGATTAACCCGGACGTTCTCATCTCGCTTACAGCACCAAAGAAGTGTGCCATGAATTTCACGGGGAAGCATTTCTTGGCCGGACGCTTCCTGCCCTATGACATCCAGAAAAAATACGAGCTAAACCTCCCAGACTACCCCGGCACAGACTGTCTCATAGAGTTGTAA
- the cilp2 gene encoding cartilage intermediate layer protein 1 has product MMELNKVALLLSVLASAALGQGAVRSRSQSDGSRRVALNPFTDPQTAGVTEWTSWFNIDHPGGNGDYERLEAIRFYYRERVCARPVAMEARTTDWVAAAETGEVVHSSLEKGFWCINKEQPQGRICSNYHVRFQCPPVQSYWTNWSEWGPCSTMACNDVGIQVRQRKCISAQPMPLLLVPACQGYHSERRECSTPPCTAKWSPWGRWGTCSVTCGGGRRIRRRTCARSSVTVQCTGRPVDAQKCGKSPCPARCQLVCTDGRPSEDCSRCVCVGHVLHGEVHSVTGAPVAGVYVALASEPKVVLARTDAKGQFKLEGVCSSSSTSIAIRKEKFVPITVSTFSNATGLSQVRVVLKSAEKPYIVKHPEDKVRYEGGRVMFCCKATGSPVPDKYYWYHNGTLLDRKVYKYEEDLVLRDLRMEQSGHYYCKTSSSAGSIKSTPASLTVIEKGTPACNSTPEMHLIRLPVDCVQPGTDSRFYNAGRCPHNKCAGSLDFDTRCRDAAGFCCGAQNMDSRIIDCGSYSLPIRAVTQCGCQKCLQPTVLVRGRVVTADNDEPLRFGHIYIGKERVGTTGFQGGFTLQITPDTQRLVVNFVDPSETFLDTPKVFILDKKGGSIYHDVKVMRKKIPIDINAGETNSISLGEIQGEDPIGQLVIPPNSFHKDNGDIYEGTVKASVTFIDPRNITTAAAAPGDLNFVDDEGDMLPLRTYGMFSVDFRDETNKEVLGAGAVQVLLDTQHVKMQEHISKMKLWSLNPDTGVWEEESDFSYTKTTGGHGRSKREERTFLIGNMEIRERRLFNLDVPENRRCYVKVRAYMSDKFLPSEQLDGVVITLINLEPKPGYSSNPRAWGRFDSVITGSNGACLPAFCDAQRPDAYTAHVTAMMGGEELEAAPSSPKMNPNIIGVSQPYLDKLDYQRSDHEDPALKKTSFKINLAKPNQNNFDETNGPIYPYQNLLGCENAPVDANHFRFFRVEKDKYEYNVVPFEENDLTTWTGDYLSWWPNPQEFRACYIKVKIHGQKEVMVRSRNLGGTHRETKGQLYGIRDIRSTRDMREANTSAACVEFKCSGMLFDQAEVDRSLISLLPQGNCRRIGTNSLIQEYLIKHPPVAQNNDSHAFTMLAPVDPLGHNYGIYTVTDQNPRVAKEIAIGRCFDGTSDGFSREMKTDSGVALTFSCPERKINRESLFQRLQTNPGQTLSQMARDMRESEGLQVQRSSTQVVAYPSEQRTGTQGRRFSPTSRRRMLMRAQQRQ; this is encoded by the exons ATGATGGAATTGAATAAGGTGGCGCTCCTGCTGTCCGTCCTGGCTTCTGCGGCTCTGGGCCAAG gagctgtgaggagcaggagTCAGTCGGACGGGAGCCGGAGAGTGGCCCTCAACCCATTCACTGATCCACAGACAGCAG GAGTGACAGAGTGGACGTCTTGGTTCAACATCGACCATcctggaggaaatggagactACGAGCGTCTGGAGGCGATCCGTTTCTACTACAGAGAGAGGGTCTGTGCACGGCCCGTGGCCATGGAGGCTCGCACCACAGACTGGGTGGCAGCGGCAGAAACCGGGGAGGTGGTGCACTCCAGTCTGGAGAAGGGCTTCTGGTGCATCAACAAAGAACAGCCACAGGGCCGCATCTGCTCCAACTACCATGTCCGCTTTCAGTGCCCCCCAG tgcAGAGCTATTGGACTAACTGGAGTGAGTGGGGTCCCTGTTCCACTATGGCTTGTAATGATGTAGGAATCCAGGTCCGCCAGAGGAAATGTATCAGTGCTCAGCCCATGCCTCTCCTGTTGGTGCCGGCGTGTCAGGGGTATCATTCAGAGAGGCGGGAGTGCTCCACCCCTCCATGTACAG CCAAGTGGAGTCCTTGGGGCCGGTGGGGGACGTGTTCCGTTACCTGTGGTGGAGGTCGCAGGATCAGGAGGAGGACCTGTGCAAGGAGCTCGGTGACGGTGCAGTGTACTGGACGGCCTGTTGATGCACAGAAATGTGGGAAGAGTCCATGCCCAG CCAGATGTCAGCTTGTGTGCACCGATGGTCGACCCAGCGAAGACTGCAGCCGCTGTGTGTGCGTCGGCCATGTGCTACATGGAGAAGTCCACAGTGTGACAGGTGCCCCTGTGGCAGGAGTGTATGTGGCGCTTGCCAGCGAGCCCAAGGTCGTCCTGGCTCGCACTGACGCCAAAGGTCAGTTCAAGCTGGAAGGagtctgctcctccagctccacctcgATCGCCATCAGGAAGGAGAAGTTTGTTCCGATCACCGTCTCCACCTTCAGCAACGCCACAGGGTTGTCTCAGGTTCGGGTTGTCCTCAAATCAGCTG AGAAGCCGTACATTGTGAAGCACCCAGAGGACAAAGTGCGTTACGAGGGAGGACGGGTGATGTTCTGCTGCAAGGCAACAGGATCCCCAGTACCTGACAAATACTACTG GTACCACAACGGGACTCTGCTGGACAGGAAGGTGTACAAGTACGAGGAGGACCTTGTGCTGCGAGACCTGAGGATGGAGCAGTCGGGACATTATTACTGTAaaaccagcagctctgcaggcagCATCAAGTCCACTCCAGCCTCCCTCACTGTGATTG AAAAAGGAACGCCGGCATGCAATTCCACCCCTGAGATGCACCTCATTAGACTGCCAGTGGACTGTGTTCAACCTGGGACGGACTCCAGGTTCTACAATGCCGGCCGCTGCCCTCACAACAAATGTGCTGGCTCTCTAGACTTTGATACACGCTGCAGAGATGCTGCTGGATTCTGCTGCGGGGCTCAAAATATGGACAGTCGAATCATTGACTGTGGGAGCTACAGCCTCCCTATCCGGGCTGTGACACAGTGTGGCTGTCAGAAGTGCTTGCAGCCAACTGTGCTGGTTCGAGGCAGAGTGGTCACAGCAGACAATGATGAGCCTCTGCGCTTTGGGCACATCTATATCGGCAAAGAGAGGGTGGGCACCACGGGATTTCAAGGAGGCTTCACACTACAAATTACTCCTGATACACAGAGATTAGTGGTCAATTTTGTTGACCCCAGTGAGACGTTTCTTGACACCCCTAAGGTGTTCATCTTGGACAAGAAAGGTGGATCAATCTACCATGATGTAAAGGTAATGAGAAAGAAGATACCGATTGATATCAATGCAGGGGAGACCAACTCTATAAGCCTAGGAGAAATTCAAGGGGAAGACCCCATAGGACAGCTGGTGATTCCTCCCAATTCCTTCCATAAGGACAATGGAGACATCTATGAGGGGACTGTAAAAGCCAGCGTCACATTCATCGACCCTCGAAACATCACTACTGCTGCTGCGGCACCCGGCGATCTCAACTTTGTGGACGATGAGGGTGACATGCTCCCTTTGAGGACCTATGGCATGTTCTCTGTAGACTTCAGAGATGAAACCAACAAGGAAGTACTCGGAGCTGGAGCAGTTCAAGTCCTCCTTGACACACAGCACGTCAAAATGCAGGAGCATATTTCCAAAATGAAACTGTGGTCTTTAAACCCGGACACGGGAgtctgggaggaggagagcgacTTTTCGTACACCAAAACTACTGGTGGTCACGGGCGCAGCAAACGAGAGGAGCGCACATTCCTGATAGGCAACATGGAGATCCGAGAACGTAGACTCTTCAACTTAGATGTGCCTGAAAACAGACGCTGCTATGTCAAAGTGCGGGCCTACATGAGTGATAAGTTCCTTCCGAGTGAACAGCTGGATGGTGTTGTGATTACTTTGATAAACCTAGAGCCTAAGCCTGGATATTCATCTAATCCTAGGGCATGGGGCCGCTTTGACAGTGTCATAACTGGATCTAACGGGGCCTGTTTACCAGCTTTCTGTGATGCCCAGAGGCCTGATGCTTACACAGCACATGTTACTGCAATGATGGGTGGGGAAGAACTCGAGGCAGCTCCCTCCTCCCCCAAGATGAATCCAAACATCATCGGGGTGTCTCAGCCATATCTGGATAAACTAGACTACCAGCGTTCAGACCACGAGGATCCAGCTCTGAAGAAAACATCATTCAAAATCAACTTGGCAAAGCCGAATCAAAACAATTTTGATGAGACCAATGGGCCAATATATCCATACCAGAATTTATTAGGTTGTGAAAATGCCCCCGTCGACGCGAATCATTTCCGATTCTTCAGAGTGGAAAAGGACAAGTACGAATACAACGTTGTTCCTTTTGAAGAGAATGATTTGACAACCTGGACTGGAGACTACCTTTCCTGGTGGCCAAATCCCCAGGAGTTCAGAGCTTGCTACATCAAGGTTAAGATCCATGGACAGAAGGAAGTGATGGTCAGGTCACGGAACCTGGGAGGGACGCACAGAGAAACCAAAGGCCAACTTTACGGTATTAGAGACATTCGCAGCACCCGGGACATGCGAGAGGCCAACacctctgcagcctgtgtggAGTTCAAATGCAGTGGCATGTTGTTTGATCAAGCTGAGGTGGACAGATCCCTCATATCACTCCTTCCACAAGGTAACTGTCGCAGGATTGGCACCAACAGCCTCATACAAGAGTATCTCATCAAACATCCACCGGTCGCTCAAAACAACGACTCCCATGCTTTCACCATGCTAGCTCCTGTTGATCCTCTGGGACACAACTATGGGATCTACACAGTCACAGACCAGAATCCAAGGGTGGCCAAGGAGATCGCTATTGGGCGTTGCTTTGATGGCACCTCAGATGGTTTCTCCAGGGAGATGAAGACGGACTCTGGAGTGGCGCTGACCTTCAGCTGTCCTGAGAGGAAAATTAACAGAGAAAGCCTCTTCCAGCGCCTGCAGACCAATCCGGGTCAGACACTGTCTCAAATGGCAAGGGACATGAGGGAGTCGGAGGGTCTACAGGTGCAGAGATCATCCACCCAGGTGGTGGCCTATCCTTCAGAGCAGCGGACGGGAACCCAGGGACGCAGATTTAGCCCTACAAGCAGGAGGAGAATGTTGATGCGCGCACAGCAGCGCCAGTAG